DNA from Ignisphaera cupida:
ATTTTCTTAAAGCATATAAGATCTTTCTCAAATCGCCTGAGTTGATGTATTCAAGTTCTAAATCTGTTGAGCTATTACAAAGTTTTGTTATAGCAAAAACTAGTAGATGCCGTGTATGTGGTTCGTTTAGTGATAAGCAGGTTTGTGAATATTGTGAGCAGTTCAAAATATCTCACTAAATCTGAAGATTTAATATGGGTTTTTCATAAAAGCTTATATAGAACCTCTTCTAAACACAGACTAGACTATGGTGGTGACATAACATGGCAATGTACGGAATACCTGTGCTAATATTGAGAGAAGGAACCTCGAGAACTCATGGTCGCGAAGCTTTAAGAGCTAACATTATGGCTGCTCGAATCTTGTCAGAAATACTAAGAACAAGCCTAGGTCCAAAGGGACTTGATAAAATGCTTGTTGATAGCTTTGGAGACATTACAGTAACAAATGATGGTGCTGCAATAGTTAAGGAAATGGAGGTTCAGCATCCAGCAGCAAAGCTGCTAGTAGAAGCTGCAAAAGCTGTGGATGCAGAAGTGGGAGATGGCACAACATCAGCTGTAGTATTAGCAGGTGCTTTACTCGACAAAGCTGAGCAGCTTTTGGATCA
Protein-coding regions in this window:
- a CDS encoding TCP-1/cpn60 chaperonin family protein, which codes for MAMYGIPVLILREGTSRTHGREALRANIMAARILSEILRTSLGPKGLDKMLVDSFGDITVTNDGAAIVKEMEVQHPAAKLLVEAAKAVDAEVGDGTTSAVVLAGALLDKAEQLLDQGIHPTTIIEGYKKALSRALEILDEIGMKVYVGDLDKPEEREKTKAEIKKALYTTLASKYIATPDVIDKLMDMVIEAAFRVAEKRPDGTYDVKLDMVKIEKKRGGS